Proteins encoded within one genomic window of Canis lupus familiaris isolate Mischka breed German Shepherd chromosome 12, alternate assembly UU_Cfam_GSD_1.0, whole genome shotgun sequence:
- the EEF1A1 gene encoding elongation factor 1-alpha 1 codes for MGKEKTHINIVVIGHVDSGKSTTTGHLIYKCGGIDKRTIEKFEKEAAEMGKGSFKYAWVLDKLKAERERGITIDISLWKFETSKYYVTIIDAPGHRDFIKNMITGTSQADCAVLIVAAGVGEFEAGISKNGQTREHALLAYTLGVKQLIVGVNKMDSTEPPYSQKRYEEIVKEVSTYIKKIGYNPDTVAFVPISGWNGDNMLEPSANMPWFKGWKVTRKDGNASGTTLLEALDCILPPTRPTDKPLRLPLQDVYKIGGIGTVPVGRVETGVLKPGMVVTFAPVNVTTEVKSVEMHHEALSEALPGDNVGFNVKNVSVKDVRRGNVAGDSKNDPPMEAAGFTAQVIILNHPGQISAGYAPVLDCHTAHIACKFAELKEKIDRRSGKKLEDGPKFLKSGDAAIVDMVPGKPMCVESFSDYPPLGRFAVRDMRQTVAVGVIKAVDKKAAGAGKVTKSAQKAQKAK; via the exons atgggaaaggagaagactcacatcaacatcgtcgtcattggacacgtagattcgggcaagtctaccactactggccatctgatctacaaatgtggtgggatcgacaaaagaactatcgaaaaatttgagaaggaggctgctgag atgggaaaaggctccttcaagtatgcctgggtcttggataaactgaaagctgaacgtgaacgtggtatcaccattgatatctccctgtggaaattcgagaccagcaagtattacgtgaccatcattgatgccccaggacacagagactttatcaaaaacatgattacaggcacatctcag gctgactgtgctgtcctgattgttgctgctggtgttggtgaatttgaagcaggtatctccaagaatgggcagacccgtgagcatgcccttctggcttacacactgggtgtaaaacaactaattgttggtgttaacaaaatggattccactgaaccaccctacagccagaagagatacgaggaaatcgttaaagaagtcagcacctacattaagaaaattggctacaaccccgacacagtagcatttgtgccaatttctggttggaatggtgacaacatgctggagccaagtgctaac atgccttggttcaagggatggaaagtcacccgtaaagatgggaatgccagcggaaccacactgcttgaagccctggattgcattctgccaccaactcgtccaactgataagcccttgcgtctgcctctccaagacgtctacaaaattggtg gtattggtactgtcccagtgggtcgagtggagactggtgttcttaagcctggtatggtggtcacctttgctccagtcaatgttacaactgaagtaaagtctgttgaaatgcaccatgaagctttgagtgaggctcttcctggggacaatgtgggcttcaatgtcaagaacgtatctgtcaaagatgttcgtcgtggcaatgtggctggtgacagcaaaaatgacccaccaatggaagcagctggcttcacagctcag gtgattatcctgaaccatccaggccaaatcagtgctggatatgcacctgtgctggattgtcacacagctcacattgcctgcaagtttgctgagctgaaggaaaagatagatcgtcgttctggaaagaagctggaagatggtcccaagttcttgaaatctggggatgctgccattgttgatatggttcctggcaaacctatgtgtgttgagagcttctctgactatcctcctctgg gccgttttgctgttcgtgacatgagacagacggttgctgtgggtgtcatcaaagcagtggacaagaaggcagctggagctggcaaagtcaccaagtctgcccagaaagctcagaaggctaaatga